The DNA window ctctgaaatgaaaacaaaaagacacacgCAATAAAAGAAATCCTTATTTAATAATGCAGCAAGGACGGCACTTATTCATACGAACCAAATGAAAGGGTTCATAACATACGCTTTGTTTACgtcatgtgttttatatatgaGAACAACGGCCAGTACATAGTTTGTTTAAATTCATATCCTCCTCATAAATCTTGAGAACTAAATAACAACAGggagtttaaaataaatatggcCAGTGTATATTTGTTGTCCAGCTCATATCACTGActctgtcctgctgctgtaaatgttCCTTAAAGCACCAAATATTTATTAACCCAGGGCTGACGACAGTCTCACCTGTAGCTGAACAAAAAGCGACAGGTGAAGGAGAACGCGAAGAGGATGACGGTCAGGACCAGTTTAAACTTCTCATATTCGTCTTTGTAGGCGAATCTGTTCGGGCGAAGCGCAGAGAGAAACAACATCAATGTGACGTGGTGACGAAACTGTACTTTGAATTGAGAACACGAACCTGAGTGAGACTTACTTTGACTGTTTGTTGAGGAGCGTCACATTCACGTTTCCTAAAACTAGAGAGAGGTACAGCCTGCGAGGAAAGAAGCGTCTGTCAGTCACAGTGAGAACATCTGAACAATATAAgagatttgttgttttaaaaagtgaaaatctccagttcaactttttaaaaaaacaccacaacagATATATAGTTTGACATGTTTgacaatatttaataaaattgaattatatGACAGAAACGCACCCGTTCTTCCTCGGCAGAAAAGCTTCCATCTCACAGAAAGCATTTGTTCTGTCTCTGATGGATTCTTCGATTTCAGCGATGGGATCAACATCGTCGGGACTCAACTTTGGGGTCggacttttgtttttgcatcttatcataaaaaagagaaatcattgTGGCACGTTAACGACACAGCTCTGACTTACTTTACGCCACATTTTCTAATTTAAAGTCCCAAACAAAGAATCTAATCACTCACTGGTTTCCCACCAAAATCTGTTTCTGActttttaatcaataaaaaaatctaagtTATTAATGAAGTATAAGTGGATTCAATACTTCATGCATCACTAACAgacctcagtgtctctgtggtgagttctatgatTGACTGGGTGCTGTTTAGTGAATAATAAAGGGAGCATTACAATGGGCAGAGAACCAACACACTCACATTGACTGATCCCTGATCAATATACTCACTCGTCTAATGACGCTGTGAGTtctttcagcttcttcttctgacGGGAGATGGCACCAGAACAGCTGACCTGCAGCTTGGTCACTTCCTCAAGCTTCTGTTTATAAAGACGATGGGTGTCCTGCAGGTGGAAGACGACAAACTAAAGATTACAGAGGAATACACAGAGTGTTGTTTATATAGAGAGCAAAGAAAAtcatcacactgacacagatcAAGTATTTGGATCGAGGGCAGAGATATATATGGGCAGATATTTCACTATCAGAATTCATTTTACTCTGTATTGGCAAAAATTCTCATTGGTCAGGCTCGACTAAGTTGTACACTGTATGTATTTTGTACATATAGAACTTTTATACAGTAACAGACACATAAATCtaattctgaaaataaataaataaataattgaaagtCTTTCATCTGAAATCCAACAGCAGAGaactgttaaataataaaacatgtgtCCACcttagacagacagacagacagacagacggtttagaaagtgagagagagagacagacagacagatggtttagaaagagagacagacagacagacagtttagaaagtgagagagagagagagagacagacagacagatggtttagaaagagagacagacagacagacagatggtttagaaagagagacagacagacagacagacagatggtttagaaagagagacagacagacagacagacagacagacagattgggaaatgattgtgttacagcagcacgTCCAGAGATCTGCACATAAAGTGAAGTAACAATAAAACAGATGTGAAGAATTCAAACAGctccaaataaaatgtaatgaacaTAAAACGTAGTAAAACCTGTGAAAAGTAAATGATACACGACAAAGTACTAAACATAGTAGAACAAGGAAGAAGCAGATAAACAACAGATGGACAACTATGAACAAGACACACGTGTTCAAAAGTAGTGGCGATGTGGGTATTAATACGACTTAAAATAAAACACGAGTATAAGAATAACACGatgataaaatacaaatacatgatCTGTGGAGGGCGGATCCCTCCCTCCGGGACCCTCCCTCTCCTGACAGTTTGCTAACCCGGACAGAGCAGCCCTTCTCCGGGTGAAGCCGGGGACAGACAGCCGGTGAAACTTACCTGGATTTGCTGGTAGTCCTTCTCTAAATCCTCCCATTCCCTCAAACACTCGCTGACTCCCGTGGGACTGAACAACATGTCTGCTCCGACACCAGAAACCTCCAGACACCAGTTCGAGCTCCGCCATGAAATATCTGCTCCCCCgctgtcaatcacacaccaACGAACAAGAACCACTTCCTGTCAgggccttcaaaataaaacccacgCTTCATCAAACTCCTGACTTCCACTTAAGAGTATTTAGTGAAGAGTAAAAAGTTAATTCACGTGATTGATCACATGCCCTATGATATGCGTTCTTTAGAAATATCACCGCAGGTATGTTATTCTGCAAGAGCATATCTAATCATGTTTATAGAtctaattatattatttattattttgagtGTCGTGTATTTTcgtaaaatttgtttttatctgcaaaAATGATCAGCATGGGatataaattaaattgtatATATGTATCAATGGATACGCAGAGATTAACTAAGTGGCAATCGGTTTACAACACATGATTTAAATTAGAGAAAGATctttaacatttatatattttaaatcaacTCGTAAGAATTCTGGTTGATGATATCTCTTATAATTGCTCCCCTGAGTTTAGTCTGGAAAGCAAAGTAGCCTCTTTTATAAATCCAGCCTGTTTGACAGATTAACCATAAACTATGTGTCTGATCACACTCATCTTTAACATTTGAATGCTACTAGGTTTGGTGGGTTTCTGCAGGGAGCGCTCCTTCTCTCCTGCAAGGCAACACACTGGGCCCTCACTGCTCTCTATTTGGCATGTGGCCTGTATTTTTAGAGCTGGGGTTATGTGTAGACAGGGGAAAGTGTCATCTCCAATAATGTCAggacctctggcagaaccatgTATGGACTCAAGCATGACTAATGACATTTAGGTCTACATGAGGCCGGAACAAGACAGCGAGTACACAAAACTATATGAGTTCAGAAAGCTTGAGGTGTCACTGTCACTTCtttaatttgtatttctttttgtccCCTTTACCTGAGGAAATacgtgtatgtatgtgtatatatattatttactgTATCCGTATACATGTATTCAGAtgtctgtatatatgtgtatgtatatgtctGTGGGTGTGTTAATGTAtagaaatgtatatatatatactgtatatatatatatatatacatacacataggcatatatacaaaaacaaatatatgtatGCATAAATAATACAGTAGAAAATACAGTTTGATTGGTTTGCCTGCCTGTCAATCATGACTCACCTGTGGTAATTGGCCTCAGGTCAGGAAGCGAACAGGAGTGGGCGGGGCTAATGGCAATCACGGAGCAAACGGAAAAAGCGCGGAGGAGAAGAAAcgtgaggagaaagagagaacggGAGAAACATGGCGGAACTCAGCGGTGCATAGAGTTCCGGTGTGGGTGTTAGTGAACATGGAGGCGAACACTGTGACTccaccacagtgatggaggCGAACACTTCTGTCTTAGCgtgctaatgctaacagcgGCTAACGACAGGACGCCATTACTGACCGGAGAGGACAGGTGTGCTCTCCGAGGACGTCTCTGTCGTCTCTTTCAACTCTTCAAACTCTCTCCAGGACCAACTTTGTCAAACTGTGAGTTAAAGTCCCTTCATTGTTTGGAATGTGGGAAAGAAGCTCAACAGAAATAATTGCGTCTTTTATCATTTACCCCGTCAGCCATTAGAAGACACCTTAAGAGTCAAGGAAACGTCCTGTACTGTCCAGCAGATTggtttttactgtaaaatatcaaacggCAAACTACATCGATTGCACCTTGAGTTTCTAATAACGTCCTGTTATCTGTGTCCGTCTTATtctgtgccccccccctctTAATGTCTGCAACAGCAGGACCCAAATGTCCtgagattaaaaaatgaatccatAGAACAGAAGTAGGCCCCAGTCAGATATTGACAACCTGTCAACACACAGTTAGAAGACTGCAGGCCTCCGACTGCTGAGCTCAGTAAATTATCCTTCCAGAGTGGGGAGGATACAAAGGTGGGGGACGGGACCATTTAGTTCGATGGTGAGTCAGGTCTAAAATGCAATAgataataattatcattatcagGGTTTCCATCCTCTGTGACGCGTCGTAACAAGAAGCCCACAcggaaaaagtgaaatattaataatattttccTCTCTCGTTTTATTTGAGTTATAACATGACTGAGAATCAGTTTCACATGTTTATGTATGGAAGCAAATGTGTTCAATAAAATACGGTCTCTTGTTTGGCCAAAGGTTTTCAAACCTTTTTCTGAGACGTCTGTAGACGCTCGACTGAGACATCAAAACCTCGTCCTCTGTGAAGATCTGAGGAGTTCCTTTCCTTTcgcaaaagaaactgaaaactttCCACGTTGCCCCTTGACCTCTGAATGTCGCGCACAGTATTTCCTCTGCGTATTATTTCCTCTGTACAGAAAGTAaaatttttttcctctgttgctcAATGTGGAGATTTCATGAAGCAGCTTGTTTTCCATCGAAAAGGAAATTGCGCAACTGTGTGAAACGCAAAACTGAACATGACAAAGTTTCCTTCTTGTTGACACAAATGTATTTGGTAGATTTTATTGACTTTTTCCCAAGTTTGCTTAGAAAAATAattcaagaacatttaaaaaactaacaaaaatgACTGCTACATTCACACGAGCATCctgggccagtaggtggcgataaaggCTTTATCAATGATCCAccaaataccagagaagaacacTGTGGTCCAAGCAACACTGGGTGAGGCAGACCCCTGTGTAATAACACGTAGCAGTGCTAACCAACTGGAAAGAAATCCgtataaagcagcagcagttgttgttgttgtttctggcacATGCTCGTTACACAAAGCTACAGACAGGCATGCAGCTGCCCTTTGTAAGGTGTTTGTAAAATTAGTTTGTCACTTTAAGTCAGTTGCTTCTCACAGAAAAGTTAGATAGAGCAAGAAGAGTTTGTGTAGGGTGGGaagtgggaatgaaagaggaaacgtTCTCCTTGCtccaagtcagtgaaccatcaaactaattttgaagctgctattttaaggtaaaacagttgcatagtgttgctttaatattACGGCTGCTATATGATATCTTGTCATTCACTACCTTGGCAGTAGCTGCTTGTGAAATTATCTGAATCTCTCTTAGTACCCTGTATACACACAGTCCCATTCCCAACagcccctctctcactctcttgctCTCCTCTCAATTCTGTCGTTCCCCCGTCCTCCTGCTTTTCAATTCCTCCCCATCCCACGTCCTCCCATTCCCTGTTCATACTCCTTTCTCTCCCCATCTCCTCCGTCTCTTGGGCAATCTGTTGGCTGTTCAGGTAGATGCTGCTGTGTGAGACCATGGTGCTGGTGTCTCTGGGAGGAAGGTTAGCATCCATGTCTCTGTCCACCTCCAAGAAACTATTCGTGGTGGGTGTGAGGTGAGCCTGCAGCTGATCCTGACGTTGATACTTCCTCTTGCGTTTCTTTGCCAACTTCAAATCCAGTGAGGCATAATTCAGGTCAGTCTCCAAAGGCTGGtttcagacacagagacatagAGGGTTGGTATAAAATAGTACAAATGTATGTGCTGCAGCACTGTGCAACAGTTTAGATTAAATGTTCTTTGTCTCTGGGATCTTGTGGATTTCCtgatata is part of the Paralichthys olivaceus isolate ysfri-2021 chromosome 15, ASM2471397v2, whole genome shotgun sequence genome and encodes:
- the LOC109635703 gene encoding uncharacterized protein isoform X1; translated protein: MAQECVLELAGLVLLFLALLMSMSLNVFLSIRRRASLCRDKDDCCYPHNFEGEGPSQEEGRYFHEHNHHMQQDNPIYGNISTDRPEICYEMMNMQQTRNHLKPLETDLNYASLDLKLAKKRKRKYQRQDQLQAHLTPTTNSFLEVDRDMDANLPPRDTSTMVSHSSIYLNSQQIAQETEEMGRERSMNREWEDVGWGGIEKQEDGGTTELRGEQESERGAVGNGTVCIQGTKRDSDNFTSSYCQGSE
- the LOC109635703 gene encoding uncharacterized protein isoform X2 produces the protein MPCSLRALTSDNLLCSRQLEYGTSPSQEEGRYFHEHNHHMQQDNPIYGNISTDRPEICYEMMNMQQTRNHLKPLETDLNYASLDLKLAKKRKRKYQRQDQLQAHLTPTTNSFLEVDRDMDANLPPRDTSTMVSHSSIYLNSQQIAQETEEMGRERSMNREWEDVGWGGIEKQEDGGTTELRGEQESERGAVGNGTVCIQGTKRDSDNFTSSYCQGSE